The Kwoniella dendrophila CBS 6074 chromosome 1, complete sequence genome contains a region encoding:
- a CDS encoding protein transporter SEC24 encodes MSQGIMLPQGWEARWDPQSNAYIYVEQSTGRSQWEVPTQPSYGSAPEPSTAPTQSHRPGRRQYPTAQIQQVYGGGGYDSQPQQPQVAPGYADQQQPQYFTPGFGGADAQQPAYGQHQQQQQAPAYGGQPQVYGQQQQLYSGQQQQQPVDQMSNQFQQMNMGYQAGGQQGPGGKRLHQIQTVNLIGMQPDVTGLDSPPPPYLLPDNASVTGSPNVQPDPSYQRCTLTSMPTTQSLLNKSKLPLALVMSPYRSFRENQEGDEPVPVIEDSVIARCRRCRAYINPFVTFIEGGNRWKCCMCGLSNEVPQLFDWNQQENKPADRWSRKELNHSVVEFIAPTEYMVRPPQPPVYAFVIDVSQQAIQSGMVAVAARTILESLDNIPNADNRTKVAIIAVSTSLHFFSLPAGATEASMLVVSDLTDVFLPKPVDLLVNLTESRPALESLLGKLSDMFQDSHSVGNALGSALQAAHQLIGKIGGKIIALTATLPTLGEGALKARDDPKLLGTSKESSLLNAASSFYKTFAIECSKQQVAVDMFLFSTSYTDVATLSCLPRYTAGQTYLYPGFNASRSEDAIKFATEFGKVLAMPMGLEAVIRVRATRGIRMSAFHGNFFIRSTDLLALPVVPTDQNYVIELQLEDDIKGAFVVLQTAILHTTCYGERRIRVITQAMPTTDSISELYASADQVAVATYLTNKAVERSMSHSLDDARNLITNKLGEMLSVYKNQVTSSSGGASAQLAVPDNLKLLPLLCCGLVKHVGLREGGSIPPDLRSYAQALLTTLPCQSLIPFIHPRFYSLHNMSNESGNPNEKGIIQLPLTLNLTSEKLERHGLFLIEDGQNIFLWVGHEAVPRLIQDVFDLPNYQELKGGKSTLPNLDNPFSQRVNNIINKIRESRRGVYKPHLYIVKSDAEPALRSWALSLLIEDRMDHMSSYAQYLTTVKNKVSRVRILNLFESES; translated from the exons ATGTCACAAGGGATTATGTTACCACAAGGTTGGGAGGCTAGATG GGATCCACAATCAAATGCATACATCTACGTCG AACAATCTACCGGTAGATCCCAATGGGAAGTCCCAACTCAACCATCTTACGGTTCTGCTCCTGAACCTTCCACCGCCCCTACCCAATCTCATCGACCAGGACGTCGGCAGTATCCTACAGCTCAAATTCAGCAAGTGTACGGAGGAGGTGGATATGATTCACAACCTCAACAGCCACAAGTTGCACCAGGATATgctgatcaacaacaacctcaatACTTCACACCTGGATTCGGTGGAGCAGATGCTCAACAACCAGCTTACggtcaacatcaacagcagcaacaagCGCCTGCTTATGGAGGTCAACCTCAAGTatatggtcaacaacaacaactatATAGtggacaacaacaacaacaacctgtAGACCAAATGTctaatcaatttcaacaaatgAATATGGGTTATCAAGCAGGAGGACAACAAGGTCCAGGTGGAAAACGattacatcaaattcaaactgTTAATTTAATTGGAATGCAACCTGATGTAACTGGATTAgattcaccaccaccaccatatttattacctgataatGCATCTGTAACTGGATCACCAAATGTTCAACCTGATCCATCATATCAAAGATGTACATTAACTTCAATGCCTACCACACAATCATTActaaacaaatcaaaattacctttagctttagtCATGTCACCTTATAGATCATTtagagaaaatcaagaaggtgatgaaccTGTACCTGTAATTGAAGATAGTGTAATTGcaagatgtagaagatgtAGAGCATATATCAATCCTTTCGTTACTTTCATTGAAGGTGGAAATAGGTGGAAATGTTGTATGTGTGGACTAAGTAATGAAGTTCCACAGTTATTCGATTGgaatcaacaagaaaataAACCTGCTGATAGATGGtcaagaaaagaattgaatCATTCTGTAGTAGAATTTATCGCTCCAACTGAATATATGGTTAGACCACCTCAACCACCCGTATACGCTTTCGTAATTGATGTTTCTCAACAAGCTATCCAATCTGGTATGGTTGCTGTAGCAGCAAGAACTATTTTAGAAAGTTTAGATAATATCCCAAATGCCGACAACAGAACTAAAGTTGCTATTATAGCtgtatcaacttcattacaCTTCTTCTCATTACCTGCAGGTGCGACAGAAGCTTCAATGTTAGTAGTATCAGATCTTACAGATGTATTCTTACCTAAACCAGTAGATTTACTTGTCAACTTGACAGAATCACGCCCAGCTTTAGAATCTTTACTCGGTAAATTAAGTGATATGTTCCAAGATTCACACTCCGTCGGTAATGCCCTTGGATCAGCTTTACAAGCAGCTCATCAACTTATTGGTAAAATTGGTGGTAAAATTATTGCTTTAACAGCTACTTTACCaactttaggtgaaggtgctttGAAAGCTAGAGATGATCCAAAATTGTTGGGAACAAGCAAAGAATCTTCGTTACTCAATGCTGCATCAAGTTTCTACAAGACTTTCGCCATCGAATGTTCAAAACAACAAGTAGCTGTTGATATGTTCTTATTCTCAACGTCTTACACTGATGTAGCTACTTTATCATGTTTACCAAGATATACTGCAGGTCAAACATACCTTTACCCAGGGTTCAACGCTTCAAGATCTGAAGATGCTATTAAATTCGCAACAGAATTCGGTAAAGTATTAGCTATGCCAATGGGATTAGAAGCTGTTATTAGAGTAAGAGCAACAAGAGGTATCAGAATGTCTGCATTCCACGGTAACTTCTTTATTAGATCAACcgatttattagctttacctgTGGTACCTACAGATCAAAATTACGTTATCGAATTGCAgttagaagatgatattaaaGGAGCTTTCGTTGTTTTACAAACTGCAATTTTACATACAACCTGTtatggtgaaagaagaattcgAGTTATTACTCAAGCTATGCCAACAACCGATTCGATTTCAGAATTATATGCTTCAGCTGATCAAGTTGCAGTAGCGACATATTTGACTAATAAAGCAGTTGAAAGATCAATGTCACATTCATTAGATGATGCTAGAAATTTGATAACgaataaattaggtgaaatgttAAGTGTATATAAAAATCAAGTTACATCAAGTTCTGGTGGAGCATCGGCACAATTAGCTGTACCTGACAACTTGaaattattacctttattatgTTGTGGATTAGTTAAACATGTTGGATTAAGAGAAGGTGGAAGTATACCACCTGATTTAAGATCATATGCACAAGCATTATTGACCACATTACCTTGTCAATCTTTAATACCATTTATACATCCAAGATTTTATTCATTACATAACATGTCAAATGAATCAGGTAAtccaaatgaaaaaggtataatacAATTACCTTTGACATTAAATTTAACTtcagaaaaattagaaagaCATGGATTATTCTTAATTGAAGATGGACAAAATATTTTCTTATGGGTTGGACATGAAGCTGTACCAAGATTAATTCAagatgtatttgatttaccaaattatcaagaattaaaaggtggtaaatcaactttacctaatttagataatcctTTCTCACAAAGAGTTAATAATATAATTAATAAAATTAgagaatcaagaagaggtgTTTATAAACCACATTTATATATCGTTAAATCTGATGCTGAACCTGCTTTAAGATCTTGGGCATTAAGTTTGTTAATTGAAGATAGAATGGATCATATGTCAAGTTATGCTCAATACTTAACTACTGTTAAGAATAAGGTGAGTCGAGTCAGAATACTGAACTTATTTGAATCCGAATCCTAG
- a CDS encoding tRNA (guanine-N(7)-)-methyltransferase: MSKRTHDQVDEMEAGPSTSSTITTSLTPSTNGVGAAEEVTVGLLKVPQKRFYRQRAHANVFVDHELDYPKSPAEMDWSFYYPKYFSNPDQQVEPLEGQNVKKVEWADVGCGFGGLLMALAPMFPDTLMLGMEIRMSVTKYVTDRIAATRQHQSLLPSESTERVKGQYENVSVIRANAMKHIANFFEKGQLSKIFFLFPDPHFKNRKQKARIITPGLLAEYAYVLQPGGILYTVTDVKDLHEWMALHLNNHPLFIPIPNSELENDPILEAARTSTEEGQKVERNKGDKWVACFRRAPNPED; this comes from the exons ATGTCAAAAAGAACACACGATCAAGTAGACGAAATGGAAGCTGGACcctcaacttcttcaactatcACAACTTCTTTAACACCTAGTACGAATGGTGTAGGTGCCGCTGAAGAAGTTACTGTAGGATTATTGAAAGTACCTCAG AAACGCTTCTATAGACAAAGAGCTCATGCAAATGTATTTGTGGATCATGAATTGGATTA TCCCAAATCACCTGCGGAAATGGATTGGTCATTTTATTATCCAAAATATTTCTCTAATCCAGATCAACAAGTTGAACCTTTAGAAGGACAAAATGtgaaaaaagttgaatggGCCGATGTAGGATgtggatttggtggtttattaATGGCTTTAGCACCAATGTTTCCTGATACGTTGATGTTGG GGATGGAAATCAGAATGTCAGTTACGAAATATGTTACAGATAGAATTGCAGCTACACGTCAACATCAATCTTTGTTACCTTCTGAATCAACTGAAAGAGTAAAAGGTCAATATGAAAATGTTTCTGTTATAAGAGCAAATGCAATGAAACATATCGCTAATTTCTTTGAGAAAGGTCAG CTATCTAAAatattcttccttttccctGATCCTCATTTCAAAAATCGTAAACAAAAAGCTAGAATCATAAC ACCAggattattagctgaatatgCATATGTATTGCAACCTGGAGGTATATTATACACAGTGACTGAcgttaaag ATTTACATGAATGGATGGCATTACATTTGAATAATCATCCATTATTCATACCAATACCAAAttcagaattagaaaatgatcCAATATTAGAAGCTGCAAGAACGtcaactgaagaaggtcaaaaagttgaaaggaataaaggtgataaatggGTTGCATGTTTTAGAAGAGCACCAAATCCTGAGGATTAA
- a CDS encoding fructose-bisphosphate aldolase 1 — protein MSAKGALSIVPAGVLSGDDTRKLFTYARDNKNVTSSSTVNAVLEAAKAINSPIIIQLSQGGAAFFAGKGLPNGNQEASIAGAVAAAHFVRSIAPAYGIPVVLHTDHCAKKLLPWMDGMLDADEAYFKEHGVPLYSSHMLDLSEESKEDNIKDCVHYFKRMAKMNQWLEMEIGITGGEEDGVDNTSVDNNSLYTQPEDIWDVYSALAAISPNFSIAAGFGNVHGVYKPGNVVLRPELLGKHQAYAAEQLKGEKGDKPLYLVFHGGSGSTKEEIKTAVVNGVVKMNVDTDIQFAYLSGVRDFVLKKADYLKTQVGNPEGADKPNKKQYDPRVWVREGEKTMVDRVKEACADLGNDNRA, from the exons ATGTCCGCTAAAGGTGCTCTTTCTATCGTCCCA GCTGGTGTCCTTTCAGGTGATGACACCCGAAAACTCTTCACCTACGCCAGAGACAACAAA AACGTAACCTCTTCATCTACCGTTAACGCTGTTCTTGAAGCCGCTAAAGCCATCAACTCCCCAATCATCATCCAATTATCACAAGGTGGTGCCGCTTTCTTCGCTGGTAAAGGCCTTCCAAACGGTAACCAAGAAGCTTCCATTGCTGGTGCCGTAGCTGCCGCCCACTTTGTTCGATCAATTGCTCCAGCTTACGGCAT TCCCGTCGTCCTCCACACTGACCACTGTGCCAAAAAACTTTTACCATGGATGGACGGTATGCTCgatgctgatgaagcttACTTCAAAGAACATGGTGTTCCTCTTTACTC CTCCCACATGCTCGATTTGTCCGAAGAATCCAAAGAGGACAACATCAAAGACTGTGTCCACTACTTCAAGCGAATGGCCAAGATGAATC AATGGCTTGAAATGGAAATCGGTATTACcggtggtgaagaagatggtgtCGACAACACCTCAGTTGACAACAACTCCCTTTACACCCAACCAGAAGACATCTGGGATGTCTACTCCGCCCTCGCCGCCATCTCCCCTAACTTCTCTATTGCCGCTGGTTTCGGTAACGTACACGGTGTCTACAAACCAGGAAACGTCGTCCTCCGACCAGAACTCCTCGGTAAACACCAAGCTTACGCCGCTGAACAActtaaaggtgaaaaaggtgacAAACCTTT ATACCTCGTCTTCCACGGTGGTTCCGGTTctaccaaagaagaaatcaagacTGCTGTTGTTAACGGTGTTGTCAAGATGAACGTTGATACCGATATCCAATTCGCTTACTTATCCGGTGTCCGAGATTTCGTCCTCAAAAAGGCTGATTACCTCAAAACTCAAGTCGGTAACCCAGAAGGTGCTGACAAACCAAACAAAAAACAATACGATCCTCGAGTTTGGGttagagaaggtgaaaagacCATGGTTGACCGAGTTAAAGAAGCTTGTGCCGATCTTGGTAACGACAACAGAGCTTAA